The following proteins are co-located in the Heteronotia binoei isolate CCM8104 ecotype False Entrance Well chromosome 8, APGP_CSIRO_Hbin_v1, whole genome shotgun sequence genome:
- the CAND1 gene encoding cullin-associated NEDD8-dissociated protein 1 produces MASASYHISNLLEKMTSSDKDFRFMATNDLMTELQKDSIKLDDDSERKVVKMILKLLEDKNGEVQNLAVKCLGPLVSKVKEYQVETIVDTLCTNMLSDKEQLRDISSIGLKTVIGELPPASSGSALAANVCKKITGRLTSAIAKQEDVSVQLEALDIMADMLSRQGGLLVNFHPSILTCLLPQLTSPRLAVRKRTIIALGHLVMSCGNIVFVDLIEHLLTELSKNDSMSTTRTYIQCIAAISRQAGHRIGEYLEKIIPLVVKFCNVDDDELREYCIQAFESFVRRCPKEVYPHVTTIINICLKYLTYDPNYNYDDEDEDENAMDADGGDDDDQGSDDEYSDDDDMSWKVRRAAAKCLDAVVSTRHEMLPEFYKTVSPALIARFKEREENVKADVFHAYLSLLKQTRPVQSWLCDPDAMEQGETPLTMLQSQVPNIVKALHKQMKEKSVKTRQCCFNMLTELVNVLPGALTQHIPVLVPGIIFSLNDKSSSSNLKIDALSCLYVILCNHAPQVFHPHVQALVPPVVACVGDPFYKITSEALLVTQQLVKVIRPLDQPSSFDANPYIKDLFTCTIKRLKAADIDQEVKERAISCMGQIICSLGDNLGSDLPSTLQIFLERLKNEITRLTTVKALTLIAGSPLKIDLRPVLGEGVPILASFLRKNQRALKLGTLSALDILIKNYSDSLTAAMIDAVLDELPPLISESDMHVSQMAISFLTTLAKVYPSSLSKIGGSILNELIGLVRSPLLQGGALSAMLEFFQALVVTGTSNLGYMDLLRMLTGPVYSQSTALTHKQSYYSIAKCVAALTRACPKEGPAVVGQFIQDVKNSRSTDSIRLLALLSLGEVGHHIDLSGQIELKSVILEAFSSPSEEVKSAASYALGSISVGNLPEYLPFVLQEITSQPKRQYLLLHSLKEIISSAAVHGLKPYVENIWSLLLKHCECAEEGTRNVVAECLGKLTLIDPETLLPRLKGYLSSGSSYARSSVVTAVKFTISDHPQPIDPLLKNCIGDFLKTLEDPDLNVRRVALVTFNSAAHNKPSLIRDLLDTVLPHLYNETKVRKELIREVEMGPFKHTVDDGLDIRKAAFECMYTLLDSCLDRLDIFEFLNHVEDGLKDHYDIKMLTFLMLVRLSTLCPSAVLQRLDRLVEPLRATCTTKVKANSVKQEFEKQDELKRSAMRAVAALLTIPEAEKSPLMSEFQSQISSNPELAAIFESIQKDSSSTNLESMDTS; encoded by the exons ATGGCGAGTGCCTCGTACCACATCTCCAAcctgctggagaaaatgacatCGAGTGACAAGGACTTCAG GTTCATGGCAACAAATGACTTGATGACTGAACTACAAAAGGATTCTATTAAATTGGATGATGATAGTGAAAGGAAAGTTGTGAAGATGATTCTGAAGTTGCTGGAGGATAAGAATGGTGAAGTGCAAAATTTGGCGGTCAAATG CCTTGGGCCCTTGGTGAGTAAAGTGAAAGAATACCAAGTGGAAACAATTGTGGATACCCTCTGTACTAACATGCTTTCTGATAAAGAGCAGCTACGTGATATTTCAAGCATTGGCCTTAAAACAGTCATTGGAGAACTTCCTCCTGCTTCCAGTG GTTCTGCTTTAGCAGCTAATGTTTGTAAGAAAATAACTGGGCGCCTTACCAGTGCTATCGCCAAGCAGGAAGATGTGTCTGTTCAGCTGGAGGCTTTGGACATAATGGCTGATATGTTAAGCAG GCAAGGAGGACTCCTCGTTAACTTCCACCCCTCCATTCTGACCTGTCTGCTTCCTCAGCTGACAAGTCCAAGACTTGCTGTGAGAAAAAGAACCATCATTGCTCTTGGTCATCTTGTTATGAGTTGTGGCAATATAGTGTTTGTTGATCTCATTGAGCATCTGTTGACAGAGCTTTCTAAAAATGATTCCATGTCAACAACCAGGACGTATATACAATGTATTGCTGCTATCAGTAGGCAAGCAGGTCATAGAATAG GTGAATACCTTGAGAAAATCATTCCTTTGGTAGTAAAATTTTGTAATGTAGATGATGATGAACTACGTGAATACTGCATTCAAGCATTTGAATCTTTTGTTAGGAG ATGTCCCAAAGAAGTTTATCCTCATGTAACTACCATTATAAACATTTGTCTTAAGTACCTTACGTATGATCCCAACTATAattatgatgatgaagatgaagatgagaaTGCTATGGATGCTGATGGTGGAGATGATGATGATCAAG GGAGTGATGACGAATACAGTGATGATGATGACATGAGCTGGAAAGTAAGGCGTGCTGCTGCTAAATGCTTGGATGCTGTAGTCAGTACACGGCATGAAATGCTACCAGAGTTCTACAAGACTGTGTCTCCTGCTTTAATTGCTAGATTTAAAGAGCGAGAGGAGAATGTAAAAGCTGACGTGTTCCATGCATatctttctcttttaaaacaaACTCGGCCTGTGCAGAGCTGGCTGTGTGATCCTGATGCGATGGAACAAGGAGAGACGCCTTTGACAATGCTTCAGAGTCAG GTTCCCAACATTGTTAAAGCCTTGCACAAACAGATGAAGGAAAAAAGTGTGAAAACACGTCAGTGTTGTTTTAACATGTTGACTGAGTTGGTCAATGTGCTTCCTGGGGCCCTCACACAACACATTCCTGTGCTTGTCCCAG GCATAATTTTCTCACTCAATGACAAATCAAGTTCTTCAAATCTGAAGATAGATGCTTTGTCATGTTTGTATGTGATCCTGTGCAATCACGCTCCCCAAGTTTTTCATCCACATGTTCAAGCATTAGTGCCTCCTGTTGTAGCATGTGTAGGAGATCCATTTTATAAGATAACATCAGAGGCACTTTTGGTTACCCAGCAGCTTGTGAAGGTTATTCGTCCTCTAGATCAGCCTTCATCTTTTGATGCCAATCCTTATATCAAAGATTTGTTTACTTGTACTATCAAGAGACTGAAAGCTGCTGACATTGACCAGGAAGTAAAAGAGAGAGCTATCTCATGTATGGGCCAAATCATCTGCAGCCTTGGTGACAATCTGGGTTCTGACCTACCCAGTACACTTCAGATCTTCCTAGAGAGACTGAAAAATGAAATCACTCGACTAACCACAGTGAAGGCTTTGACTCTAATAGCTGGTTCTCCTCTGAAGATAGATCTGAGGCCAGTCTTGGGagaaggtgttcctatccttgcttccttcctcagAAAGAATCAGCGAGCTTTGAAATTAGGAACCCTTTCTGCTTTGGATATCTTAATCAAAAATTACAGTGACAGTTTGACAGCTGCTATGATTGATGCTGTCCTGGATGAGCTTCCACCTCTTATCAGTGAGAGTGATATGCATGTGTCACAAATGGCCATCAGTTTTCTGACAACGCTAGCTAAAGTTTATCCTTCCTCACTTTCAAAAATAGGTGGCTCCATTCTGAATGAACTTATTGGGCTAGTGAGGTCACCACTGTTGCAAGGTGGAGCACTCAGTGCCATGCTAGAATTTTTCCAAGCTCTGGTTGTGACTGGAACAAGTAACTTAGGATATATGGATTTACTGCGCATGTTGACAGGCCCGGTGTACTCTCAGAGTACAGCACTTACTCACAAGCAGTCTTATTATTCCATTGCCAAATGTGTAGCTGCCCTTACACGAGCATGCCCTAAAGAGGGACCAGCAGTAGTAGGTCAGTTTATTCAAGATGTCAAGAATTCAAGGTCTACAGATTCCATTCGTCTCCTAGCTTTGCTTTCTCTTGGGGAAGTTGGACATCACATTGACTTAAGTGGGCAAATAGAGCTTAAGTCTGTAATATTAgaagcattctcctctcctagtGAAGAAGTAAAATCTGCAGCATCATATGCATTGGGCAGTATCAGTGTCGGCAACCTTCCTGAATACCTCCCATTTGTCTTACAAGAAATAACTAGTCAACCTAAAAGGCAATACCTTCTGCTCCATTCCTTGAAGGAGATAATTAGTTCTGCAGCAGTGCATGGTCTCAAACCATATGTGGAAAACATCTGGTCTTTACTCTTGAAACACTGTGAGTGTGCAGAAGAAGGCACCAGGAATGTTGTTGCTGAATGCTTGGGCAAGCTTACTTTAATAGACCCGGAGACTTTACTTCCACGCCTCAAAGGATATTTGTCATCAG GATCATCATATGCTCGAAGTTCAGTGGTCACTGCTGTGAAGTTCACCATCTCTGATCATCCACAGCCTATAGACCCACTTCTGAAAAATTGCATAG gtgactttctaaaaacattggAAGATCCAGATCTTAATGTAAGACGAGTGGCTCTGGTAACATTTAATTCAGCAGCACACAATAAACCATCACTAATAAGGGACCTTTTAGATACTGTGCTTCCTCATCTTTATAATGAAACAAAAGTCAGAAAGGAACTAATAAGAGAG GTGGAAATGGGACCATTTAAGCATACAGTTGATGATGGCCTGGATATTAGAAAGGCTGCTTTTGAGTGTATGTACACTCTTCTAGATAGTTGTCTGGATAGACTAGATATCTTTGAATTCCTAAACCATGTTGAAGATGGTTTGAAGGACCACTATGATATCAAG